One Pseudomonas abieticivorans genomic region harbors:
- a CDS encoding XRE family transcriptional regulator, whose translation MNDAVGSEFDDFLADEGLVEEASAAALKRVIAWQIAEAMKVQRVSKKALAERMHTSRTAVDRALDRNDPGMTLATLASAARALGQRVEIRLIPEGDWAHA comes from the coding sequence ATGAACGATGCAGTTGGATCTGAATTTGACGATTTCCTCGCTGATGAAGGCCTGGTCGAGGAAGCTTCGGCCGCAGCGCTCAAGCGAGTCATCGCCTGGCAGATCGCCGAAGCAATGAAGGTGCAGCGCGTCAGCAAGAAAGCCTTGGCCGAACGCATGCATACCAGTCGCACGGCGGTAGACCGCGCGCTGGATCGCAACGATCCGGGCATGACACTCGCCACCCTTGCCAGTGCTGCACGCGCCTTGGGCCAACGGGTTGAAATACGCCTGATCCCCGAGGGCGACTGGGCACACGCCTGA
- the deoC gene encoding deoxyribose-phosphate aldolase — MRTLEPAAVAPYIDHTLLAADASCAQVAALCDEARQYGFYSVCVNSAQVPHAAQCLKGSRVTVCAVVGFPLGAGLSDTKAFEAERAIAAGAGEIDMVLNIGWLKEGLFDQVQADIAQVLKACGSVPLKVILETCLLDDAQKVRACQICRELGVAFVKTSTGFSRSGATVEDVALMRRTVGPDIGVKASGGVRDYATALAMIEAGATRLGSSSGIAIVSGAHGQGAGY; from the coding sequence ATGCGCACTCTCGAACCCGCAGCCGTTGCACCCTACATCGACCACACGTTGCTGGCGGCTGATGCATCCTGTGCCCAAGTCGCCGCCTTGTGCGACGAAGCTCGCCAGTATGGCTTTTATTCGGTCTGCGTGAATTCGGCCCAGGTGCCCCATGCGGCGCAGTGCCTGAAGGGTAGCCGCGTGACGGTCTGCGCCGTAGTCGGTTTTCCGTTGGGCGCCGGCCTGAGCGACACCAAGGCCTTTGAAGCCGAGCGCGCCATTGCTGCCGGCGCCGGCGAGATCGACATGGTGCTGAACATCGGCTGGCTCAAGGAGGGGCTGTTCGACCAGGTGCAGGCCGACATTGCCCAGGTGCTGAAGGCGTGCGGGTCGGTGCCGTTGAAAGTGATCCTGGAAACCTGCCTGCTGGATGACGCGCAAAAGGTTCGCGCTTGCCAGATTTGCCGCGAGCTGGGCGTGGCTTTTGTCAAAACCTCTACCGGCTTCAGCCGCAGTGGCGCCACCGTTGAAGACGTGGCATTGATGCGTCGCACCGTGGGCCCGGACATCGGTGTGAAAGCCTCTGGCGGGGTACGTGATTATGCCACTGCCTTGGCGATGATCGAAGCGGGCGCCACGCGCCTGGGCAGCAGCTCCGGTATCGCTATCGTCAGCGGTGCCCATGGACAGGGTGCGGGCTATTGA
- a CDS encoding DUF2790 domain-containing protein, giving the protein MNVKTLSISALFAVLTLGAVSAQAANVQEQTYAYGEHLDVHKVLSLTEDAQPTCGVVNARMKYLDSAGVNHALDYKKYSDNCLQDN; this is encoded by the coding sequence ATGAACGTCAAGACCCTGAGCATCAGCGCCCTGTTTGCCGTATTGACCCTGGGCGCGGTCAGCGCCCAGGCAGCCAACGTACAGGAGCAAACCTACGCCTACGGCGAACACCTGGACGTGCACAAAGTATTGAGCCTGACCGAAGACGCCCAACCTACCTGCGGTGTGGTCAATGCACGCATGAAGTACTTGGATTCGGCAGGGGTCAATCATGCGCTGGACTACAAGAAGTATTCGGACAATTGCTTGCAGGATAATTGA
- the fucP gene encoding L-fucose:H+ symporter permease, whose product MNKPALQQTADGFYLNRTPWFAFILLCCIFALWAAAASMNDVLIAHFKKAFLLSDFQTAFVQSAFYLGYFFVAIPAALVVRRFSYKTTILIGLLLYMGGCLLFFPAASTAKYGMFLLALFVIAAGLSFLETACNTYSTLMGPRETGTRRLNISQTFHPFGAMAGVYVGSFVMFKDSDATREQLTQMSASDAAAAQLQMIQSTLLPYKWMIGVLVLMFILVAITRYPACKGNIKAGLKTSSIGQSLARLWRNKRFTFGVLAQFLYVGAQVGVWSFTIRLAMQMGGMNERSASWFLLTTFAAYFIGKMIANLLMRKHHPAKVLALYGVLSIVLLAYTILVPNITAVYAAVGVSVFLGPCWPTIYGLTIDGLGEDTGVGGSLLVMSIVGGGVIPIFQGLLSDYSGGNMQLAYSVPLLCFIVIVAYAVRCLRQSRHEPMGNVAAAAS is encoded by the coding sequence ATGAACAAACCTGCGCTGCAACAGACTGCCGACGGTTTCTACCTGAACCGCACGCCCTGGTTCGCCTTCATCCTGCTGTGCTGCATCTTCGCCTTGTGGGCGGCGGCGGCCAGCATGAACGACGTGCTGATCGCCCATTTCAAGAAAGCCTTCCTGCTCAGCGATTTCCAGACGGCCTTCGTGCAGTCGGCGTTCTACCTGGGCTACTTCTTCGTGGCCATCCCGGCCGCCTTGGTGGTGCGTCGCTTTAGCTACAAGACCACCATCCTGATTGGCTTGCTGCTGTACATGGGCGGCTGCCTGCTGTTTTTCCCGGCGGCGTCCACTGCCAAGTACGGCATGTTCCTGCTGGCGCTGTTCGTGATCGCCGCCGGCCTGTCGTTCCTGGAGACCGCCTGCAACACCTACTCGACCCTGATGGGCCCGCGTGAAACCGGCACGCGCCGGCTGAACATCTCGCAAACCTTCCACCCCTTCGGCGCCATGGCCGGTGTGTACGTGGGCAGCTTCGTGATGTTCAAGGACAGCGATGCGACCCGTGAGCAACTGACCCAGATGAGCGCCTCGGACGCGGCCGCCGCCCAACTGCAAATGATCCAGTCGACCTTGTTGCCCTACAAATGGATGATTGGCGTACTGGTGTTGATGTTCATCCTGGTGGCCATCACTCGATACCCCGCGTGCAAGGGCAATATCAAGGCGGGCCTGAAGACCAGCAGCATCGGCCAGAGCCTGGCCCGGTTGTGGCGCAACAAGCGCTTCACCTTTGGGGTGTTGGCGCAATTCCTGTACGTGGGCGCACAGGTAGGTGTGTGGAGCTTCACGATTCGCCTGGCCATGCAGATGGGTGGGATGAACGAGCGCAGCGCGTCGTGGTTCCTGCTGACCACCTTCGCTGCCTATTTCATCGGCAAGATGATTGCCAACCTGCTAATGCGTAAACACCACCCGGCCAAGGTATTGGCGTTGTACGGGGTGTTGAGCATCGTGTTGCTGGCCTACACCATCCTGGTGCCAAACATCACCGCGGTGTACGCGGCAGTGGGCGTGAGTGTGTTCCTGGGCCCTTGCTGGCCGACCATTTACGGCCTGACCATCGACGGGCTGGGTGAAGACACTGGCGTCGGCGGCTCGCTACTGGTGATGAGCATCGTCGGCGGCGGGGTGATCCCGATCTTCCAGGGCCTGCTGTCGGACTACAGCGGCGGCAACATGCAACTGGCCTACAGTGTGCCGTTGCTGTGCTTTATCGTCATTGTCGCCTATGCGGTGCGTTGCCTGCGCCAGTCGCGTCATGAACCGATGGGCAACGTCGCGGCGGCGGCCTCATGA
- a CDS encoding DUF2214 family protein, with translation MSQAVAAYLHYLSIFVLFALLSIEHVLFTPQPTQQQALKLIRVDMFYGLCAGVVVLTGLARVLWYGKGLDYYLHNTVFHAKIGLFILIGLLSIYPTVKFLAWRLPVRAGDAPEVSPGTAKAMIMIIRLELTLLIIIPLLATLMARGIGTIS, from the coding sequence ATGAGCCAAGCCGTCGCCGCCTACCTGCACTACCTGTCGATCTTCGTGCTTTTCGCGCTGCTGTCGATCGAGCACGTGCTGTTCACGCCCCAGCCCACCCAGCAGCAAGCACTCAAGCTGATCCGCGTCGACATGTTCTACGGCCTGTGCGCAGGCGTGGTGGTGCTCACGGGCTTGGCGCGGGTGCTGTGGTATGGCAAGGGGCTGGACTACTACCTGCACAACACGGTATTCCACGCCAAGATCGGGCTATTTATACTGATCGGTCTATTATCGATCTACCCCACCGTCAAATTCCTTGCCTGGCGCTTGCCAGTGCGGGCCGGCGATGCGCCTGAAGTCAGCCCGGGCACGGCCAAGGCGATGATCATGATCATCCGCCTGGAGCTGACCTTACTGATCATCATCCCGTTGCTGGCCACCTTGATGGCCCGCGGTATCGGTACGATCAGCTAA
- a CDS encoding TauD/TfdA dioxygenase family protein, protein MSQTAFATPPITADAFRITPLKAALGAQVEGLDGRQPLTAIQVLALKQALRDHHILIFKRQQLDDRAFLDFTSYFGSVFQPPADIPVLSSGKDGKAPLIVKVANSEDGELGNFALPAHSDHHWTPTPSAGSLLYALQVPSSGGETTWTNLALAYETLDAATKAEIDDLRLINYNPFIRLRQRDAGYGDGKSIQYRTPDIEAIQGTEHPLVRVHPESGKRLLYLGVRTEVEIPGYEPEQGQALIERLREHLVNPALAYTHRWEVGDIVYWDNQATLHARNAFDAGETRSLKRISLAGSRPF, encoded by the coding sequence ATGAGCCAGACCGCCTTCGCCACACCTCCCATCACCGCCGATGCGTTTCGTATTACCCCCTTGAAAGCTGCGCTGGGTGCGCAAGTCGAAGGCCTGGACGGGCGCCAGCCGTTGACGGCCATCCAGGTATTGGCGCTCAAACAAGCGCTGCGCGACCACCACATTCTGATTTTCAAGCGCCAACAACTCGATGACCGAGCGTTTCTGGATTTCACCTCGTATTTCGGTTCGGTGTTCCAGCCTCCGGCCGATATTCCGGTGCTGTCGTCGGGCAAGGACGGCAAGGCGCCTTTGATCGTGAAAGTGGCCAACAGTGAAGATGGCGAGTTGGGCAACTTTGCCTTGCCGGCCCACAGTGACCACCACTGGACGCCAACGCCGTCGGCAGGCTCGTTGTTGTACGCCTTGCAGGTGCCCAGCAGCGGAGGTGAAACCACGTGGACCAACCTGGCCCTGGCCTACGAAACGCTGGATGCGGCGACCAAGGCTGAGATCGACGACCTGCGCTTGATCAATTACAACCCTTTTATTCGCTTGCGCCAACGTGATGCCGGATATGGCGATGGCAAGTCCATTCAGTACCGCACTCCGGACATCGAGGCTATCCAGGGCACCGAACACCCGCTGGTGCGCGTGCATCCGGAAAGCGGCAAGCGCTTGTTGTACCTGGGCGTGCGTACCGAAGTGGAAATCCCAGGCTACGAGCCAGAACAGGGCCAGGCGTTGATCGAGCGCTTGCGTGAGCACCTGGTCAACCCGGCGCTGGCGTATACCCACCGTTGGGAGGTGGGCGATATCGTCTACTGGGACAACCAGGCCACGCTGCATGCGCGCAATGCGTTCGATGCGGGCGAAACGCGGAGTTTGAAGCGGATCAGCCTGGCGGGAAGTCGACCGTTCTAA
- a CDS encoding aldose 1-epimerase family protein, with translation MSTRVPLYKSAFGEAEKTLLQSADFRVSSWVYPSGVLALALENSRGRLVVLPYQGQMVWSAMFDGCNLTMNNLFSQPRPSPTVIGTYGCFMFHSGLLRNGCPTPQDDHALHGEMPCAAMDSAWLEVGEGAGGPWLRLGGEVEYVQGFGDRYRASPSVTLQAGSALFDIGMQVCNLAGKPMDLMYMAHMNYAYVPDARFIEPLGMQARRLRSSVPAHVQPTAQWSAYMAQLAEKPAALACLDSPHLYDPEVVMFFDGVHADAQGQAHFLLQHPDGAAFYTRYRPEQFEHAARWVLHNADQQVAAFVLPATCEPEGYRAEKAKGQVRSLAAGATAEFSVTTGYLTPGERQALFD, from the coding sequence ATGAGTACCCGTGTCCCGTTGTACAAGAGCGCCTTTGGCGAGGCCGAGAAAACCCTGCTGCAGTCGGCCGATTTTCGCGTCAGCAGTTGGGTGTACCCCAGTGGCGTGCTGGCGCTTGCGTTGGAAAACAGCCGTGGCCGTCTGGTTGTGTTGCCGTATCAAGGCCAGATGGTGTGGTCCGCAATGTTCGATGGTTGCAACCTGACCATGAACAACCTGTTCAGCCAGCCCAGGCCCAGCCCCACGGTGATCGGCACCTACGGCTGCTTCATGTTTCACAGCGGCTTGCTGCGCAATGGCTGCCCCACGCCACAAGACGACCATGCGCTGCACGGCGAGATGCCCTGCGCGGCCATGGACAGTGCCTGGCTGGAAGTGGGCGAGGGCGCCGGCGGCCCCTGGTTGCGCCTGGGCGGCGAGGTGGAGTACGTACAGGGTTTTGGCGACCGCTACCGCGCCAGCCCCAGCGTCACCCTGCAGGCGGGCTCGGCCCTGTTCGACATTGGCATGCAGGTTTGCAACCTGGCCGGCAAGCCCATGGACCTGATGTACATGGCGCACATGAATTACGCCTACGTACCGGACGCTCGCTTTATAGAGCCCTTGGGCATGCAGGCCCGGCGCTTGCGCAGCAGCGTGCCGGCCCACGTGCAACCCACCGCGCAATGGAGCGCCTACATGGCGCAACTGGCAGAAAAACCTGCGGCGCTGGCCTGCCTGGACTCACCGCACCTGTACGATCCGGAAGTGGTGATGTTCTTCGATGGCGTGCACGCCGACGCCCAGGGGCAGGCGCATTTTCTACTGCAACATCCCGACGGCGCGGCCTTTTACACCCGCTACCGGCCCGAGCAGTTCGAGCATGCCGCGCGCTGGGTATTGCACAACGCCGACCAGCAGGTGGCCGCGTTCGTGTTGCCAGCCACTTGCGAGCCAGAAGGCTACCGCGCGGAAAAAGCCAAGGGCCAGGTCCGTTCGCTGGCAGCCGGCGCCACTGCCGAGTTCAGCGTGACCACCGGCTACCTGACGCCCGGCGAACGCCAGGCCTTGTTCGATTAA
- a CDS encoding ATP-binding protein produces the protein MTPLLRWPRTLIAQLGLIFFTGLVLAYGLSFAVQFCERYQSSQSMMMGTLEREVGTSVAILDRLPAPERASWLPTLDGRTFHFILGEGEPAPPLAEKGAPQSMASIQRALASKFPVTFTDLSTDVQKHFQAHLRLSDGHPLSIDVRPSLLPIAYWLPAALLVQLLVLIGCAWLAVKVAIRPLTRLARAADSLDPNTRGPRIDESGPEEVAFAARAFNAMQERIEAYLKERMEILGAISHDLQTPLTRMKLRAEFMEDGVEKDKLWHDLGEIEHLVREGIAYARSVHGATEANARIDADAFLESLTFDYQDMHQPVELHGKTGLQLDTRPHALRRVLMNLVDNALKFAGAAQLQVAVRSDGGLSISVLDRGPGIAHAQLGEVLKPFYRLETSRSRDTGGTGLGLAIAQQLALALNATLTLSNREGGGLCAQLSLPA, from the coding sequence ATGACGCCCCTGCTGCGCTGGCCTCGCACGTTGATCGCGCAGCTGGGCCTGATCTTTTTCACCGGGCTGGTGCTGGCCTATGGCTTGTCTTTTGCCGTGCAGTTTTGCGAGCGCTACCAAAGCTCGCAGTCGATGATGATGGGCACCCTGGAACGCGAGGTGGGCACCTCGGTGGCGATCCTGGATCGTTTGCCCGCGCCAGAGCGTGCCAGTTGGTTGCCGACACTGGACGGGCGAACCTTCCACTTCATCCTGGGCGAAGGCGAACCGGCGCCGCCGCTGGCCGAAAAAGGCGCGCCACAGTCGATGGCCTCCATCCAGCGCGCCCTGGCGTCGAAATTCCCCGTCACCTTTACCGACCTGTCCACCGACGTGCAAAAGCATTTCCAAGCGCACTTGCGCCTGAGCGACGGCCACCCCCTGAGCATTGATGTGCGCCCTTCCCTGCTGCCCATCGCCTACTGGCTGCCCGCCGCCCTGCTGGTGCAATTATTGGTGCTGATCGGCTGCGCCTGGCTGGCGGTGAAGGTTGCCATCCGCCCATTGACCCGCCTGGCCAGGGCCGCCGACTCCCTGGACCCCAACACCCGCGGCCCGCGCATTGATGAATCCGGCCCCGAGGAAGTCGCCTTTGCGGCGCGGGCGTTCAATGCCATGCAGGAGCGGATCGAGGCCTACCTCAAGGAGCGCATGGAAATCCTGGGGGCCATCTCCCACGACCTGCAAACGCCCCTCACGCGCATGAAACTGCGCGCCGAGTTCATGGAGGATGGCGTGGAGAAAGACAAACTGTGGCACGACCTGGGTGAGATCGAGCACCTGGTGCGCGAGGGCATCGCCTACGCCCGCAGCGTGCATGGCGCCACCGAGGCAAATGCGCGAATAGACGCCGATGCCTTCCTGGAGAGCCTGACCTTCGATTACCAGGACATGCACCAGCCGGTCGAACTGCACGGCAAGACCGGCCTGCAACTGGACACCCGCCCCCACGCCCTGCGCCGGGTGCTGATGAACCTGGTGGACAACGCCTTGAAGTTCGCCGGCGCCGCCCAGTTGCAAGTGGCCGTGCGTAGCGACGGCGGCCTGTCGATCAGCGTGCTGGACCGCGGCCCCGGCATCGCCCACGCGCAGTTGGGCGAAGTGCTCAAGCCCTTCTACCGCCTGGAAACCTCGCGCAGCCGCGATACCGGCGGCACCGGCCTGGGGCTGGCCATCGCCCAGCAGTTGGCGCTGGCCCTCAACGCCACGCTGACCTTGAGCAACCGCGAGGGCGGAGGCTTGTGCGCGCAGTTGAGCCTGCCAGCCTGA
- a CDS encoding response regulator, with product MDHVDHILIVDDDREIRELVGNYLKKNGLRTTVVADGRQMRSFLATTPVDLIVLDLMMPGDDGLLLCRELRAGKHKATPVLMLTARNDETDRIIGLEMGADDYLTKPFAARELLARINAVLRRTRMLPPNLQVTESGRLLGFGQWRLDTSARHLLDDSGTQVALSGAEYRLLRVFLDHPQQVLNRDQLLNLTQGRDADLFDRSIDLLVSRLRQRLLDHAREPFYIKTVRSEGYVFSMPVQVLGAEQ from the coding sequence ATGGATCATGTGGACCACATTCTGATCGTCGACGACGATCGCGAAATACGTGAATTGGTGGGCAATTACCTGAAGAAGAACGGCCTGCGCACCACGGTGGTGGCTGACGGCCGGCAAATGCGCAGCTTTCTAGCCACCACGCCCGTCGACCTGATCGTGCTGGACCTCATGATGCCGGGCGACGACGGCCTGCTGCTGTGCCGCGAACTGCGCGCCGGCAAGCACAAGGCCACGCCGGTGCTGATGCTGACGGCGCGCAATGACGAAACCGACCGCATCATTGGCCTTGAAATGGGCGCCGACGACTACCTCACCAAACCCTTCGCCGCCCGCGAACTGCTGGCGCGGATCAATGCCGTGCTGCGCCGCACGCGGATGCTGCCGCCCAACCTGCAGGTGACCGAAAGCGGCCGCCTGCTGGGTTTTGGCCAATGGCGGCTGGACACCTCGGCGCGGCACCTGCTTGACGACAGCGGCACCCAAGTGGCCCTGAGCGGCGCCGAATACCGCCTGTTGCGGGTGTTTCTCGACCACCCGCAGCAGGTGCTCAACCGCGACCAATTGCTGAACTTGACCCAGGGCCGCGATGCCGACCTGTTCGACCGCTCCATCGACCTACTGGTGAGCCGCCTGCGCCAGCGCTTGCTGGACCATGCCCGCGAGCCGTTCTACATCAAGACCGTGCGCAGCGAAGGCTACGTGTTCTCCATGCCGGTCCAGGTCCTGGGAGCTGAGCAATGA
- a CDS encoding nucleobase:cation symporter-2 family protein — translation MNESPTAPLRPEDENLGLFANMAYGLQHVLTMYGGIVAVPLIIGQAAGLSPAEIGLLVAASLFAGGLATLLQTLGVPFFGCQLPLVQGVSFSGVATMVAIVGTQEGGGIAAILGAVMAASLIGLLITPVFSRITRFFPPLVTGIVITTIGLTLMPVAARWAMGGNSRAENFGSMSNIGLAAITLVLVLILSKVGSATISRLSILLAMVIGTVIACLLGMADFSTVSQGPIFGLPSPFHFGLPTFHLAAIISMCIVIMVTLVETSADILAVGEIINTKVDSKRLGNGLRADMLSSLLAPIFGSFTQSAFAQNVGLVAVTGVKSRYVVATGGVFLVILGLLPVMGRVIAAVPTSVLGGAGIVLFGTVAASGIRTLSKVNYRNNMNLIIVATSIGFGMIPIAAPNFYDHFPSWFATIFHSGISSSAIMAIVLNLAFNHFTAGNSDQQSVFVAGTERSLQYRDVAALRDGDYFSGGKLYDAEHQEIPLLGDNQGHPGAVRSGALAAASEHS, via the coding sequence ATGAACGAGTCCCCGACTGCACCGCTGCGCCCTGAAGATGAGAACCTCGGCCTGTTCGCCAACATGGCGTATGGGCTGCAACACGTACTGACCATGTACGGCGGCATTGTCGCGGTACCCTTGATCATCGGCCAGGCGGCAGGCCTTTCGCCTGCCGAGATTGGCCTGCTGGTGGCCGCATCGCTGTTCGCCGGTGGCCTGGCCACCTTGCTGCAAACCCTGGGGGTTCCGTTTTTTGGCTGCCAACTGCCACTGGTACAAGGCGTGTCGTTCTCCGGCGTGGCCACCATGGTGGCGATCGTCGGCACCCAGGAAGGCGGCGGCATTGCCGCGATCCTGGGCGCAGTGATGGCGGCATCATTGATCGGGCTATTGATTACCCCGGTATTCTCGCGCATTACCCGCTTCTTTCCGCCGCTGGTGACCGGCATCGTCATCACCACCATCGGCCTGACCCTGATGCCGGTGGCCGCACGCTGGGCCATGGGCGGCAACAGCCGCGCCGAGAACTTCGGCAGCATGAGCAACATTGGCCTGGCCGCGATCACCCTGGTGCTGGTGCTGATCCTGAGCAAGGTCGGCAGCGCGACCATCTCGCGCCTGTCGATCCTGCTGGCCATGGTCATCGGCACGGTAATTGCCTGCCTGCTGGGCATGGCCGACTTCTCCACCGTCAGCCAGGGCCCGATCTTCGGCCTGCCCAGCCCCTTCCACTTCGGCCTGCCGACCTTCCACCTGGCCGCGATCATCTCCATGTGCATCGTGATCATGGTGACGCTGGTGGAAACCTCGGCCGACATCCTGGCCGTGGGTGAAATCATCAACACCAAGGTCGACTCCAAGCGCCTGGGCAACGGCTTGCGCGCCGACATGCTGTCCAGCCTGCTGGCGCCGATATTCGGCTCGTTCACCCAAAGCGCCTTCGCCCAGAACGTGGGCCTGGTGGCCGTGACCGGGGTCAAGAGCCGCTACGTGGTAGCCACCGGCGGGGTGTTCCTGGTGATCCTCGGCCTGCTGCCGGTGATGGGCCGGGTAATCGCCGCGGTGCCCACCTCGGTACTCGGCGGCGCCGGCATCGTGTTGTTTGGCACCGTGGCCGCCAGTGGCATTCGTACGCTGTCCAAGGTCAACTACCGCAACAACATGAACCTGATCATCGTCGCCACCTCGATCGGCTTCGGCATGATCCCCATCGCCGCACCGAACTTCTACGACCACTTCCCCAGCTGGTTCGCGACCATCTTCCATTCCGGCATCAGTTCCTCGGCGATCATGGCCATTGTGCTGAACCTGGCCTTCAACCACTTCACGGCCGGCAACTCCGACCAGCAATCGGTGTTTGTGGCCGGCACCGAGCGCAGCCTGCAGTACCGCGACGTGGCGGCGCTGCGCGACGGTGACTACTTCAGTGGCGGCAAACTCTACGACGCCGAACACCAGGAAATCCCGTTGCTGGGTGACAACCAGGGGCATCCGGGGGCAGTACGCAGTGGGGCGCTGGCAGCGGCTTCAGAGCATTCCTGA
- the deoR gene encoding DNA-binding transcriptional repressor DeoR, translating into MDQKKAERLKLIQQALQDQSAIHLREMAALLEVSEMTLRRDLSKYGDQLRLLGGYITRVHDAGEPGEYRVAEQDTRHVEEKRRIGKLAAQFIKAGDTAFFDCGTTTPFVIDFIPDELEFTAVCSSLNVLLKLQQKPNCSIVLCGGTFHRKNQVFESAADTSVLDQLRLTWAFVSAAGVSQEFGVTCFNLNEVQVKQKVLRQAQQRVLLADHSKFDNVRTAYFATLADFHCVVSDKKIPRAYREAFAAAGTQLVV; encoded by the coding sequence GTGGACCAGAAAAAAGCCGAGCGCCTGAAACTCATACAGCAAGCCCTGCAGGACCAGAGCGCCATTCACCTGCGTGAAATGGCGGCGCTGTTGGAGGTGTCCGAGATGACCCTGCGCCGCGACCTGAGCAAATACGGCGACCAGTTGCGGCTACTGGGCGGCTACATCACCCGGGTGCACGACGCCGGCGAGCCAGGCGAGTACCGCGTGGCCGAGCAGGACACGCGTCACGTCGAGGAAAAACGCCGCATCGGCAAGCTCGCAGCGCAGTTCATCAAGGCCGGTGACACGGCGTTTTTCGATTGTGGCACCACCACCCCATTCGTCATCGATTTTATCCCCGATGAGCTGGAATTCACCGCCGTGTGCAGCTCACTCAACGTGCTGCTCAAATTGCAGCAAAAACCCAACTGCTCCATCGTGCTCTGCGGCGGCACCTTCCACCGCAAGAACCAAGTATTTGAAAGCGCCGCCGACACCTCGGTGCTCGACCAACTGCGCCTGACCTGGGCCTTTGTCTCGGCCGCAGGCGTCAGCCAGGAATTCGGCGTGACGTGCTTCAACCTCAACGAGGTGCAGGTCAAGCAGAAGGTGCTGCGCCAGGCCCAGCAACGCGTGCTGCTGGCCGACCACAGCAAGTTCGACAACGTGCGTACCGCCTACTTTGCAACGCTGGCCGACTTCCACTGCGTAGTCAGCGACAAGAAAATCCCCCGTGCCTACCGCGAGGCCTTCGCCGCCGCCGGTACGCAACTGGTGGTTTAA
- the rbsK gene encoding ribokinase: protein MSKIAVIGSNMVDLVTYIDRMPAQGETLEAPGFAMGCGGKGANQAVAAAKLGAQVLMLSKVGDDLFADNTLANFQRYGIDTRHVQRVAGVPSGVAPIFVQADSHNSILIVKGANAHLLPADIDAAAADLRDCGLIVLQLEINLATVYHAIEFGRRHAIPVLLNPAPALKGLSGENLAQLDFLIPNETELALITGLPVTGPESALVAAKTLVASGIKHLIVTLGEQGALYVGEQGEWRTAGLPVKAIDTTGAGDAFIGCFIHHWSQTRDIRAAMQKAVAYSACSVTGRGTQSSYPNAVAFAEFQKHITPQ, encoded by the coding sequence ATGAGCAAGATCGCAGTCATCGGCAGTAACATGGTCGACCTGGTCACCTACATCGACCGCATGCCCGCCCAGGGCGAAACCCTTGAAGCGCCCGGTTTTGCCATGGGCTGCGGCGGCAAGGGCGCCAATCAGGCCGTGGCCGCCGCCAAGCTGGGCGCCCAGGTGTTGATGCTGAGCAAGGTGGGCGACGACCTGTTTGCCGACAACACCTTGGCCAATTTCCAGCGCTATGGCATCGATACCCGCCATGTGCAGCGCGTGGCCGGCGTGCCCAGTGGGGTGGCGCCGATCTTCGTGCAGGCCGACTCCCACAACAGCATCCTGATCGTCAAAGGCGCCAACGCGCACTTGTTGCCCGCCGACATCGACGCCGCTGCGGCCGACTTGCGCGACTGCGGGCTGATCGTGCTGCAACTGGAAATCAACCTGGCCACGGTGTACCACGCCATCGAATTCGGCCGTCGCCACGCCATCCCGGTGCTGCTCAACCCGGCGCCGGCACTCAAGGGCTTGAGCGGCGAGAACTTGGCGCAGCTGGATTTCCTGATCCCCAACGAAACGGAGTTGGCGCTGATCACCGGGCTACCCGTGACGGGCCCGGAATCGGCGCTGGTGGCCGCAAAAACCCTGGTGGCCAGCGGCATCAAGCATCTGATCGTGACCCTGGGTGAACAGGGCGCACTGTACGTGGGCGAGCAGGGCGAATGGCGCACGGCTGGGTTGCCGGTCAAGGCCATCGACACCACGGGTGCAGGCGATGCCTTCATCGGTTGCTTCATCCACCACTGGAGCCAAACCCGCGACATCCGCGCCGCCATGCAAAAGGCCGTGGCCTATTCGGCTTGCTCGGTGACCGGTCGCGGCACGCAAAGCTCCTACCCGAACGCCGTGGCGTTCGCCGAATTCCAGAAGCACATCACGCCCCAATAA